The following proteins come from a genomic window of Pseudomonas sp. WJP1:
- a CDS encoding Ig-like domain-containing protein has product MNKWPRFIFNTLSLSIAMAGGASAALQSFDPGPYTLATGRFPMWYQDFNSVKLELCLSKTVSSRAPGTPDAPGYMCTIPAEGGFNPAEPIIFPNNWPGESFWFTADASVGDRTYGIEQYVAALEAVAGEGEIVDGEQHNFARIRIRAAVPTAGMYTVRHPYGTKVYVVSTTGRRAINDTSDIGIATLNYSGALQGALGPFLYSATAPNSLTNEAGTEIARYFTETNPETGLQEKFVGDPNIPDQVRGSPILDEQGNPQNYVEISGPAGTLRTNLLSISGKIYDDRTQTPVEVERVTYQRDSNGSQVEIFADSFRTNNSTQAVAPAASTVCYRTTLILTGTPPGPCLPGANLLTDNNGYFYTHFTTPAAPPSVVVLTASELGGANKPTSVSRTPVDVVKVSTARYDPANHRLTITASSSDKVLNPGLVAQGYGPLPVDGTLVVNDLTQPPESVTVKSAAGGADSEPVTVTGIVDVPSDNEKPLAVADNISTSSGVPITINVLANDSDPDNNTPLTIGSFVPPAAGQGTVTLNGTTSLTYTPPATNVPLQATFSYIALDNKGLASEPATVTVNVSPNQAPVANNDTAATQGGTLTLNVLLNDADPEGNAPLSVIILTQPAAGQGSVSTDGTVVTYTAPQNITSAFSTTFTYQVRDSLGALSAPATVTVQVTPSVTQENLVLTSAVARARANDRFTWDLSGTTSAVVGNTITVQVSTASGLVTLGSTAVPVTGRWRLSATTTTVVPSANPTVTIRSSLGTVRTAPLVVQ; this is encoded by the coding sequence ATGAACAAGTGGCCACGTTTCATATTCAACACACTGAGCCTGTCCATCGCCATGGCAGGCGGTGCCAGCGCTGCCCTGCAGAGTTTCGATCCAGGACCCTACACCCTCGCCACCGGCCGGTTCCCGATGTGGTATCAGGACTTCAACAGCGTGAAGCTGGAGCTCTGCCTGTCCAAGACAGTCAGCTCCCGCGCACCGGGCACCCCTGACGCTCCCGGCTACATGTGTACCATTCCCGCCGAAGGCGGCTTCAATCCCGCCGAGCCCATCATCTTCCCCAATAACTGGCCAGGCGAAAGCTTCTGGTTCACCGCTGACGCCAGCGTCGGCGACAGAACCTACGGCATCGAGCAGTACGTCGCCGCACTGGAAGCGGTGGCCGGCGAAGGCGAGATCGTCGATGGGGAACAGCACAACTTCGCCCGCATCCGTATCCGCGCCGCCGTTCCCACCGCGGGTATGTACACCGTGCGCCATCCGTACGGGACCAAGGTGTACGTCGTCTCCACGACCGGGCGGCGGGCGATCAACGACACCAGTGATATCGGCATCGCCACGCTCAATTACTCGGGCGCCTTGCAAGGAGCACTCGGGCCGTTCCTGTACAGCGCGACCGCCCCCAATAGCCTGACCAATGAAGCCGGCACAGAGATCGCCCGCTACTTCACCGAAACCAACCCGGAAACCGGCCTGCAGGAAAAATTCGTCGGCGACCCAAACATCCCTGACCAGGTGCGCGGCAGCCCGATCCTTGATGAACAGGGCAACCCGCAGAACTATGTGGAGATCTCAGGTCCTGCGGGCACACTGCGCACCAATCTGCTCTCGATCTCAGGCAAGATCTACGACGACCGTACCCAGACGCCGGTGGAGGTGGAGCGCGTCACCTACCAGCGTGACAGCAACGGTTCGCAGGTCGAAATATTTGCCGACTCGTTCCGTACCAACAACAGTACCCAGGCAGTGGCGCCGGCTGCATCGACAGTGTGTTACCGCACCACTCTCATCCTCACCGGTACGCCACCGGGACCGTGCCTGCCTGGCGCGAATTTGTTGACGGATAACAACGGCTATTTCTACACCCACTTTACGACACCCGCCGCCCCGCCATCAGTGGTGGTGCTGACAGCAAGCGAATTGGGTGGAGCGAACAAACCCACCTCGGTATCACGCACGCCAGTCGATGTGGTGAAGGTCAGTACGGCTCGATACGACCCGGCCAATCACCGCCTGACCATCACCGCGAGTTCCAGCGACAAGGTCCTCAATCCCGGCCTCGTCGCCCAGGGATACGGTCCTCTGCCAGTAGATGGAACGCTGGTGGTCAATGATCTGACCCAGCCACCGGAAAGCGTTACAGTGAAATCGGCTGCTGGCGGAGCGGACAGTGAACCGGTGACCGTTACCGGCATCGTCGATGTCCCTTCCGACAACGAAAAACCCCTGGCCGTGGCGGATAACATCAGCACCAGTTCGGGCGTACCGATCACCATCAACGTGCTGGCCAATGACAGCGATCCCGACAACAACACTCCGCTGACCATCGGCAGCTTCGTACCGCCGGCGGCAGGCCAGGGTACGGTGACGCTCAATGGCACCACCAGCCTGACCTACACGCCACCGGCGACCAATGTCCCGCTGCAGGCGACCTTCAGCTACATCGCCCTCGACAACAAAGGCCTCGCATCGGAGCCAGCAACGGTCACGGTCAACGTGAGCCCGAACCAGGCACCTGTCGCCAATAACGACACCGCAGCCACCCAAGGTGGAACGCTGACGCTCAACGTATTGCTCAACGACGCCGACCCCGAAGGCAACGCCCCCTTGAGCGTCATCATCCTCACCCAGCCGGCGGCTGGCCAGGGCAGTGTCAGTACCGACGGCACGGTGGTGACCTACACCGCACCGCAGAACATCACGAGTGCCTTTTCCACCACCTTCACCTACCAGGTCCGGGATTCGCTCGGGGCACTCTCGGCACCGGCTACAGTCACCGTGCAGGTCACACCCTCGGTAACGCAGGAGAACTTGGTGCTGACCTCCGCCGTGGCCAGGGCGCGCGCTAACGACCGCTTCACCTGGGACCTGTCCGGGACAACCTCGGCCGTGGTCGGAAACACCATCACCGTTCAGGTCTCCACTGCCAGTGGCCTGGTTACGTTGGGCAGCACTGCAGTGCCGGTCACCGGCCGCTGGCGACTGTCGGCGACCACCACGACCGTAGTGCCGAGCGCCAACCCAACGGTCACGATCCGATCATCGCTTGGAACCGTGCGCACGGCACCGTTGGTGGTCCAGTAG
- the mnxG gene encoding manganese-oxidizing multicopper oxidase MnxG gives MICSQLHSQIDLDGIRRWLRKPQGLALLAGVWLAGGELAEAAVQCQRTLVANVVAMDQPLMFNRLGAHNPNGMMFALRTDVVDTKGVLITQGGSAMPGQVTLRPDKRPRPLVLRVAAGDCLTVNLQNLLAFQANPNGEGIDHENAANGELHVDAQVADRHVGFQVNGLQAFGSINDISANSGRNDNTLLAPGQSRSYTLYAEREGTFAATSYGATFGSEGSSGNVGNGLFAQVVVLPKGGQAYHNTVTEEDMRLATRGRTPAGQPIIDYQARYPMLEPWIAEGKAGKPILSMVDGSEIIASNADAVVMGPNADGSFPPTTYPLESQGKRNPSLPNRLEPFRDFAAVFHDQSAVIQAFPGFWGDLAFGQMLDPTRDAFMVNYGSGGMGAEVIANRVGVGPMHDCLSCAYEEFFLSAHTTGDIAMQVDVPANAGLEQLAPGQVAPADSVGIKASMALYPAEPSNVAHSYLGDAVKFRNISVGYEQHVFHLHGHQWLFNPNDDNSDYMDAQGVGPGSGYTYEIANGGSGNRNRVVGDAIYHCHFYPHFAQGMWAMWRIHDVFEEGTRLAVTQEGNNDFHAQPFALRSGLPASGARALPDGEIVAGTPIPAIVPLPGKALPPMPGKVAVIPKLSSETLTSDQEPGDDSETPAAPRVVGSVALVDRSEANRNADGSLKNPGYPFWIGGVESTVGQRPPTPPLDMLDAQTATALKDSGKALWAALDPAQAGGWDGGLPRHGLDGWAAGGDAQVTTTLLDMSKALERAKPVYFPEEGTEVEQSAMAFHAKPSHASFAVLPNGQLLPRDFLTNGAPPVAGAPFFEPCMDDRQKRLTRSAGAGYFNSGERLDAQTFSGASMFSADHPRVYKGANIQFDAVFNKIGYHFPQTRILTLWEDAWPVINKQRPPEPLVMRMNTFDCTMYQHTNLVPSVYELDDYQVRTPTDVIGQHIHLPKWDLTAADGSANGWNYEDGVLSPSTVVERIHAIRRFNNCRDGDPREGTGNCPVAKQHPYFGRFNRADWLGARTTLQRWFADPVLNVHNIDRGLGNIFTHDHLGPSTHQQVGMYATVLAEPAGSRWYHAETGETLYNGGGRQDGGPTSWQAVIETGDLNGDNKNDSFREFFLEFSDFQHAYEAGVYVGAGPDGIPDADAFPATADSFRYAINPPARKTAANLLESVVEVASGQLLTCPSRPCPQAISASDPGIFVVNYRHEPLGLRIYDPNKMAPDGKRGMQADGLAGDLAHALQNRTDRAIPALNLAPSAITAATGPTGGVTLLPKHINRGDLPGDPFTPTLRTYTGDNVRLRVNAGGHEEEHNVTVHGVKWLHSGSGFGNSSNTGWKASQMVAISEQFGFMAPVAMMSSAASDTGDYLYSMDASLEGYWSGLWGIMRNYSQSRSDLFPLPNNPRPVAARNTVNFNGVCPRISPNPNGIGTRPTVQRNYEVVAALANDILANPLGLTIGDPAGTGQHVGGPLNPLGGTLVYNPRPVTVPLVTIFDPEDGETFTIGGQSGPLHDPTAILYVRKADLDPVSGKLKPGVPVEPLVLRAAAGDCINITLENRLPLMMPDLPNYAVMQGTVKRDRSGAQGSTTFNNNLMRPSSHIGLHAQLLTYDVSKSDGFNVGSNPVQTVAPRASNTGAWPSRTYQYYAGHLERAGQPVASQLGRNVDTIEATPIEFGGLNLMSADPIKQPQKGLVAAMSVAPAGATWQEDAASRASATVQPPGVSSYRDFVMVWQKSLNMRWANGLPVENMSSEGPGIPNDPKDNSDMAINYKSEPLWYRFARAPNAPFGQAGGNGLGAVPNAHMAYSNALVGGDPVTPILRVKPGQPFRTHVLMPSGGSRGATFQLDGHVWAFNPFQAERVDLWGYPMKDAGIGSVRFGYNPMAMYIGAQESVLPAAHFSFMFPSAGGANAVPGDYLYRDYAAFGNLGGIWGLLRVSDEPAPNTAR, from the coding sequence ATGATCTGTTCGCAACTGCACTCTCAAATCGACCTTGATGGCATCCGGCGCTGGTTGAGGAAGCCGCAAGGCTTGGCCTTGCTCGCTGGCGTATGGCTCGCCGGTGGCGAGCTGGCCGAGGCAGCGGTGCAGTGCCAGCGCACCTTGGTGGCCAATGTCGTGGCCATGGACCAGCCGTTGATGTTCAACCGGCTCGGTGCGCATAACCCCAACGGCATGATGTTCGCCCTGCGTACGGATGTGGTTGACACCAAGGGGGTATTGATCACCCAGGGCGGTAGCGCCATGCCAGGTCAAGTCACCTTGCGCCCGGACAAGCGGCCGCGGCCATTGGTACTGCGGGTTGCTGCCGGAGATTGTCTGACGGTCAACCTGCAAAACCTGTTGGCTTTCCAGGCCAACCCCAATGGCGAGGGCATCGACCACGAGAACGCCGCCAACGGCGAGTTGCACGTCGACGCTCAAGTCGCCGACCGCCATGTGGGTTTCCAGGTCAACGGTCTACAGGCATTTGGCTCGATCAACGATATTTCCGCCAACAGCGGGCGTAACGACAACACCTTGCTGGCACCCGGGCAAAGTCGTAGCTACACCCTCTACGCAGAACGCGAAGGCACTTTCGCGGCGACCAGCTACGGCGCCACCTTCGGCAGCGAGGGTTCTTCCGGCAACGTCGGCAACGGCCTGTTCGCCCAGGTTGTGGTGCTGCCCAAAGGTGGGCAGGCCTATCACAACACGGTCACCGAAGAAGACATGCGCCTGGCGACGCGCGGGCGGACACCGGCCGGCCAGCCGATCATCGACTACCAGGCTCGCTACCCGATGCTTGAGCCCTGGATCGCGGAAGGCAAGGCAGGCAAGCCGATCCTGAGCATGGTCGACGGCAGCGAGATCATTGCCAGCAATGCAGACGCAGTGGTCATGGGGCCGAATGCCGATGGCAGTTTTCCACCCACCACCTATCCACTTGAAAGCCAAGGCAAGCGCAACCCCAGCCTGCCCAATCGCCTGGAGCCGTTCCGCGATTTCGCTGCGGTGTTCCACGACCAATCCGCTGTCATCCAGGCGTTTCCAGGGTTCTGGGGTGATCTGGCGTTCGGTCAGATGCTCGATCCGACGCGCGACGCCTTCATGGTCAACTACGGTTCCGGAGGCATGGGCGCCGAGGTCATCGCCAACCGTGTGGGTGTCGGCCCCATGCATGATTGCTTGTCCTGCGCCTATGAAGAATTCTTCCTCAGCGCGCACACCACCGGCGATATCGCGATGCAGGTGGACGTGCCGGCCAACGCCGGCCTCGAGCAGCTGGCGCCCGGCCAGGTAGCGCCGGCCGACAGTGTCGGTATCAAGGCAAGCATGGCGCTGTATCCGGCCGAGCCTTCCAACGTCGCCCATAGCTACCTGGGCGATGCGGTGAAGTTTCGCAATATCAGCGTGGGTTACGAGCAACACGTTTTCCATTTGCACGGCCACCAGTGGTTGTTCAACCCCAACGATGACAACTCCGACTACATGGATGCCCAAGGCGTCGGCCCGGGCTCGGGTTACACCTACGAAATCGCCAATGGAGGCTCCGGCAACCGCAATCGGGTGGTCGGCGATGCGATCTATCATTGCCATTTCTACCCGCATTTCGCCCAAGGCATGTGGGCCATGTGGCGCATCCATGATGTGTTCGAGGAAGGTACGCGCCTGGCGGTGACCCAAGAAGGCAACAACGACTTTCATGCGCAGCCGTTTGCCCTGCGCAGTGGCTTGCCTGCTTCGGGTGCCCGGGCCTTGCCCGATGGCGAGATCGTCGCCGGCACACCCATTCCGGCGATTGTGCCCTTGCCGGGCAAGGCTTTGCCGCCGATGCCGGGTAAGGTGGCAGTGATCCCGAAACTGAGTAGTGAAACGCTGACCTCAGACCAGGAGCCGGGTGATGACAGCGAAACGCCGGCTGCACCGAGAGTCGTCGGCTCGGTGGCCCTGGTCGATCGCAGTGAAGCCAACCGCAACGCCGATGGCAGCCTGAAAAATCCAGGCTACCCATTCTGGATCGGCGGCGTCGAAAGCACCGTCGGTCAACGGCCGCCGACGCCACCTCTGGACATGCTCGATGCGCAAACCGCCACGGCCTTGAAGGACAGCGGCAAGGCATTGTGGGCGGCGCTGGATCCGGCTCAGGCCGGTGGTTGGGATGGCGGCCTGCCTCGTCATGGCCTGGATGGCTGGGCGGCTGGCGGCGATGCGCAGGTGACCACCACTTTGCTGGACATGAGCAAGGCCCTGGAGCGCGCCAAACCGGTGTATTTCCCGGAGGAGGGTACCGAGGTCGAACAGTCGGCCATGGCCTTCCATGCCAAGCCATCACATGCCAGCTTCGCCGTGCTGCCCAATGGCCAACTGCTGCCGCGCGACTTCCTGACCAACGGGGCCCCTCCGGTGGCGGGTGCGCCTTTTTTCGAACCCTGTATGGACGACCGGCAAAAACGCCTGACCCGCAGCGCCGGAGCAGGCTATTTCAACAGTGGTGAGCGTCTCGACGCCCAGACGTTCAGCGGCGCCTCGATGTTCAGTGCCGATCACCCGCGCGTCTACAAAGGCGCCAATATCCAGTTCGACGCCGTGTTCAACAAGATCGGCTATCACTTCCCGCAAACCCGCATCCTCACCCTGTGGGAGGATGCGTGGCCGGTGATCAACAAGCAGCGTCCACCGGAACCGTTGGTGATGCGCATGAACACCTTCGACTGCACCATGTACCAGCACACTAATCTGGTGCCGTCAGTCTACGAGCTCGACGATTACCAGGTGCGTACGCCAACCGACGTCATCGGCCAGCACATTCACTTGCCCAAGTGGGACCTGACTGCCGCCGACGGCTCGGCCAATGGATGGAACTACGAGGATGGTGTGCTCTCACCGTCCACCGTGGTCGAGCGTATCCACGCCATTCGCCGGTTCAACAATTGTCGGGACGGCGACCCACGTGAAGGCACCGGGAACTGTCCCGTGGCCAAACAGCACCCATATTTCGGACGGTTCAACCGCGCTGACTGGCTGGGTGCGCGCACCACGCTGCAACGCTGGTTCGCCGACCCTGTGCTGAACGTGCACAACATCGATCGCGGCCTGGGCAATATCTTTACCCATGACCACCTTGGCCCTTCGACCCACCAGCAAGTTGGCATGTATGCCACCGTGCTTGCCGAGCCTGCCGGTTCCAGGTGGTACCACGCCGAAACCGGCGAGACCCTGTACAACGGTGGAGGCCGCCAGGACGGCGGCCCGACGTCGTGGCAAGCCGTGATCGAGACCGGTGATCTCAACGGCGACAACAAGAACGATAGCTTTCGCGAGTTCTTCCTCGAGTTCAGCGACTTCCAGCATGCCTATGAGGCCGGTGTCTACGTCGGCGCGGGCCCCGATGGTATTCCCGATGCGGACGCCTTCCCGGCCACGGCGGACAGCTTCCGCTACGCCATCAACCCGCCTGCGCGCAAGACGGCCGCCAACCTGCTGGAGTCTGTCGTGGAAGTTGCAAGTGGCCAACTGCTGACGTGCCCGTCGCGGCCGTGCCCGCAAGCGATCTCGGCTTCGGATCCTGGCATCTTCGTCGTCAACTACCGCCACGAGCCCCTGGGACTGCGCATCTACGACCCGAACAAAATGGCGCCAGACGGCAAGCGCGGCATGCAAGCCGATGGCCTGGCCGGTGACTTGGCCCATGCCCTGCAAAACCGTACCGATCGGGCAATCCCTGCACTCAACCTGGCCCCCAGTGCGATCACCGCGGCGACCGGCCCCACCGGCGGGGTCACGCTATTGCCCAAACATATCAACCGGGGGGACTTGCCGGGCGATCCGTTCACGCCGACGTTGCGAACCTACACCGGCGACAACGTGCGCCTGCGGGTCAATGCCGGCGGCCACGAAGAGGAGCACAACGTCACGGTGCACGGCGTGAAATGGCTGCATTCGGGCAGCGGCTTCGGCAATAGCTCCAACACCGGCTGGAAGGCATCGCAAATGGTGGCGATTTCCGAGCAGTTCGGCTTCATGGCACCTGTGGCGATGATGTCCAGTGCGGCCAGCGATACCGGCGATTACCTGTATTCCATGGATGCTTCCCTGGAGGGCTACTGGAGTGGCCTGTGGGGCATCATGCGCAACTATTCGCAGAGCCGCAGTGACCTGTTCCCGCTTCCGAACAACCCCAGGCCGGTGGCCGCGCGCAACACGGTCAATTTCAATGGCGTGTGCCCGCGCATCAGCCCCAATCCCAATGGCATCGGTACCCGGCCGACGGTACAGCGTAACTACGAGGTGGTCGCGGCCCTGGCCAACGATATCCTCGCCAACCCGTTGGGCCTGACCATTGGCGACCCGGCAGGTACCGGCCAGCATGTTGGCGGCCCGCTCAATCCGCTCGGTGGCACCCTGGTCTACAACCCAAGGCCGGTTACTGTGCCGCTGGTGACGATCTTCGATCCTGAAGATGGCGAGACCTTCACCATTGGCGGGCAGTCCGGCCCGTTGCACGATCCGACCGCCATCCTGTATGTGCGCAAGGCCGACCTGGACCCGGTCAGTGGCAAGCTAAAGCCCGGGGTGCCGGTCGAGCCGTTGGTACTGCGCGCCGCCGCCGGCGATTGCATCAACATTACCCTGGAGAACCGCCTGCCTCTGATGATGCCGGACCTGCCGAACTACGCGGTGATGCAAGGCACGGTCAAGCGAGACCGTTCCGGTGCGCAAGGCTCAACCACCTTCAACAACAACCTGATGCGGCCCTCCAGCCATATTGGCCTGCACGCCCAGTTGCTGACCTACGACGTCAGCAAGTCGGACGGCTTCAACGTCGGCAGCAATCCGGTGCAGACGGTGGCGCCACGGGCAAGCAACACCGGTGCGTGGCCAAGCCGGACCTATCAGTACTACGCCGGGCACCTGGAGCGCGCCGGTCAGCCGGTCGCGTCACAGTTGGGGCGCAACGTCGACACGATCGAGGCGACCCCCATCGAGTTTGGTGGCCTGAACCTGATGTCGGCCGACCCGATCAAGCAACCGCAAAAAGGCCTGGTGGCGGCCATGTCGGTGGCGCCGGCTGGGGCCACCTGGCAGGAGGATGCTGCTTCCAGAGCGTCGGCCACGGTGCAGCCGCCGGGCGTCAGCAGTTATCGCGACTTCGTCATGGTCTGGCAGAAGTCCCTGAACATGCGCTGGGCCAACGGCTTGCCAGTGGAGAACATGTCGTCTGAAGGACCGGGCATTCCCAACGACCCGAAAGACAACTCGGACATGGCCATCAACTACAAGAGCGAGCCCCTGTGGTACCGCTTCGCCCGTGCACCGAACGCACCATTCGGCCAGGCGGGTGGCAATGGCCTGGGCGCTGTGCCCAACGCTCACATGGCCTACAGCAATGCCCTGGTCGGCGGCGATCCGGTAACGCCGATACTGCGGGTCAAGCCCGGGCAGCCGTTCCGCACCCATGTGCTGATGCCTTCGGGCGGTAGCCGGGGCGCGACCTTCCAGCTCGACGGGCATGTCTGGGCGTTTAACCCGTTCCAGGCTGAAAGGGTGGACCTCTGGGGCTACCCAATGAAAGACGCGGGTATTGGTTCGGTACGCTTTGGCTACAACCCCATGGCCATGTACATCGGCGCCCAGGAAAGCGTACTGCCGGCCGCGCATTTCAGCTTCATGTTCCCCAGCGCCGGCGGCGCCAACGCGGTACCTGGCGACTACCTGTATCGGGACTATGCGGCCTTCGGCAATCTGGGCGGCATCTGGGGGCTGCTGCGAGTCAGCGATGAGCCCGCGCCGAATACCGCGCGGTAA
- a CDS encoding alpha/beta hydrolase yields the protein MLRTTLKASLMAAMIGMSGVEAEAADYKQNPFTLTYGGALTRNEPGKVNIHPVSYKLDGLDIAANVYTPANYDTAKKYPVIVVAHPNGGVKEQVAGLYAQRLADQGYITITADAAYQGASGGEPRNVDKPAHRIEDIHGMADFIARYPGVDSKRLGLLGICGGGGYSLAAAQTDKRFQSIATLSMFNSGLVRRNGYQDSQLSTIQQRLQQSSAARAQEAAGGEVLYVGDAKLTDEQIAKLPFDLYRQGFEYYGKTHAHPNSTFRYTQSSLMDLMSFDATDQIELIDKPLLMIAGSKADSLYMSQQALAKATGTQDKKLFTIEGATHIDTYWVPAYVDIAMDQLTAFYQRTL from the coding sequence ATGCTGCGAACCACGTTGAAGGCCTCGTTGATGGCGGCCATGATCGGGATGTCGGGCGTCGAAGCCGAAGCTGCGGACTACAAGCAGAATCCATTCACCTTGACCTACGGTGGCGCCCTGACCAGGAACGAACCGGGCAAGGTCAATATCCATCCGGTCAGCTACAAGCTCGATGGCCTGGACATTGCCGCCAATGTCTACACCCCGGCGAACTATGATACGGCGAAAAAATACCCGGTCATCGTCGTGGCGCACCCCAATGGCGGGGTGAAGGAGCAGGTCGCGGGCCTGTATGCCCAGCGCCTGGCGGACCAGGGCTACATCACCATCACGGCGGATGCGGCGTATCAAGGCGCCAGTGGTGGCGAGCCACGCAATGTGGACAAACCGGCCCATCGCATCGAAGACATTCATGGCATGGCGGACTTCATTGCCCGCTATCCCGGCGTCGACAGCAAGCGCCTGGGCTTGCTGGGTATCTGCGGCGGTGGCGGTTATTCATTGGCGGCGGCGCAAACCGACAAGCGCTTCCAGTCGATTGCGACCTTGAGCATGTTCAACTCGGGGCTGGTCCGCCGTAATGGCTACCAGGACTCGCAGCTGTCGACGATTCAGCAACGCCTGCAGCAGTCGTCGGCGGCCCGTGCCCAGGAAGCAGCGGGTGGGGAAGTGCTTTACGTCGGTGATGCCAAGCTGACCGATGAACAGATCGCCAAGTTGCCGTTCGATCTGTATCGACAGGGCTTCGAGTATTACGGCAAGACCCACGCCCACCCCAACTCGACGTTCCGTTACACCCAGAGCAGTTTGATGGACCTGATGAGCTTCGATGCCACGGACCAGATCGAGCTGATCGACAAGCCGTTGCTGATGATCGCCGGCAGCAAGGCCGACAGCCTGTACATGTCGCAACAAGCCTTGGCCAAGGCCACCGGTACCCAGGACAAAAAACTGTTCACCATCGAGGGCGCGACCCATATCGACACCTACTGGGTGCCTGCGTATGTGGACATTGCGATGGACCAGCTGACCGCGTTTTACCAAAGAACGCTCTGA
- a CDS encoding (R)-mandelonitrile lyase yields MKNTLIGIAVCAAAPFADAAADKISESRRPEQQISRAGTQAAVTGAAENFTGRVRVDPLFPATDEINASGAYVSFEAGARSAWHTHPAGQRLVVTSGVGRVQEWGKPVQEIRPGDVIICPPGVKHWHGAAATSAMTHLAVTGSVDGKSVQWLEKVSDEQYHAQGSQASKTEPATQAVSETLSARQQAIPLIAAAMATSNMPGLNRALNQGLDAGLTVSEAKEVLVQLYAYSGFPRSLNALGELMKVVEARKQRGVQDDPGREPGRLIPVGDELLAAGKANQTRIAGAPVQGPLFDFVPVINQYLQAHLFGDIFERDNLDWQSRELATVAALAVTPGVEPQLRSHMAASLRVGLTAAQLRQLIRLLADQGDAAAATRAGEALDTVLANQPS; encoded by the coding sequence ATGAAAAACACCTTGATAGGCATTGCGGTGTGCGCGGCAGCCCCCTTTGCCGACGCCGCTGCAGACAAAATCAGCGAGTCCCGCCGGCCCGAGCAGCAGATCAGCCGGGCGGGCACTCAGGCTGCGGTAACGGGCGCTGCGGAAAATTTCACCGGTCGGGTACGTGTCGATCCCCTGTTTCCCGCCACGGACGAGATCAATGCGTCTGGCGCTTATGTCAGCTTCGAGGCGGGCGCACGCTCGGCCTGGCATACCCACCCTGCGGGACAGCGATTGGTGGTGACTTCCGGCGTGGGGCGGGTCCAGGAGTGGGGCAAGCCAGTGCAGGAAATTCGTCCCGGCGATGTGATTATCTGCCCTCCAGGTGTCAAGCACTGGCATGGCGCTGCGGCGACGAGCGCCATGACCCACCTGGCCGTGACGGGCTCGGTGGATGGCAAGAGTGTGCAATGGCTGGAGAAGGTCAGCGACGAGCAATACCACGCCCAAGGTTCGCAGGCATCGAAAACCGAGCCGGCAACCCAAGCCGTTTCCGAGACGCTGTCCGCCAGGCAACAGGCCATCCCGTTGATCGCCGCCGCCATGGCCACGAGTAACATGCCCGGGCTCAATCGCGCGTTGAACCAGGGGCTGGATGCGGGACTGACGGTCAGCGAGGCGAAGGAAGTCCTGGTGCAACTCTATGCCTACAGTGGCTTCCCGCGCAGTCTCAATGCACTCGGCGAGCTGATGAAAGTGGTGGAGGCGCGCAAGCAACGCGGCGTGCAGGACGACCCGGGGCGCGAGCCCGGTCGGCTCATTCCCGTCGGCGATGAACTGCTGGCGGCGGGCAAAGCCAACCAGACGCGCATCGCCGGTGCGCCGGTGCAGGGTCCGTTGTTCGACTTTGTCCCTGTGATCAATCAATACCTGCAGGCGCATCTGTTCGGCGACATCTTCGAGCGCGACAACCTGGACTGGCAAAGTCGAGAACTGGCCACCGTCGCTGCGTTAGCCGTCACGCCCGGGGTCGAGCCGCAACTGCGTTCGCACATGGCGGCCAGCCTCAGGGTCGGCCTGACGGCGGCGCAGTTGCGTCAGCTGATCCGGCTGCTGGCTGACCAGGGCGATGCGGCCGCCGCCACACGCGCCGGTGAAGCGCTCGATACTGTCCTGGCCAATCAGCCCTCATAA